The genomic window GTCAGCGTCGTGAAGCCTGGCCGCGTGATGTTCGAGGTGGCGGGCGTGACCGAAGAGCAGGCCAAGGAAGCCTTCCGCCTGGCCGGTCACAAGCTCCCCATCCAGACCAAGATGGTGAAGCGCGAGGTTTACGATGAAGCCCAGTGAGATGCGTAACCTGCAGGCCACCGATTTCGCCAAAGAAATCGACGCCCGCAAGAAAGAACTGATGGAGCTGCGCTTTCAGGCGGCGGCGGGTCAACTGGCCCAGCCCCACCGCGTGCGCCAGCTTCGCCGCGAAGTGGCCCAGCTCAACACCGTGAAGGCCGAGCTGGCCCGCAAAGGGGAGCAGCAATGAAAAAGACCTTTACGGGCGTCGTGGTGAGCGACAAGGCCGACAAGACCGTGAGCGTCAAGGTCGAGCGCCGCTTCGCGCACCCCCTGTACGGCAAGGTCGTGACCCGCAGCCACAAGTACGCGGCGCACGACGAGAACAACGAATACAAGATCGGTGACCGGGTGGAAATCATCGCGGTGCGCCCCATCAGCAAGACCAAGACCTGGAAGGTCACCAAGCTGATCGAGCGTCCCCGCGGCATCGAAACCACCCTCGCTGAAACCGAAGTCGCCGGAGGTGAAGCATGATCATGCCTCAGTCCCGCCTGGACGTGGCGGACAACAGCGGCGCGCGCGAAATCATGTGCATTCGCGTGCTCAACAGCGGCATCGGCGGCAAGGGCCTGACCACCGGTGGGGGCGGCAACAAGCGTTACGCCCACGTCGGTGACATCATCGTCGCCTCGGTCAAGGACGCGGCTCCCCGCGGCGCCGTGAAGGCCGGCGACGTGGTCAAGGCCGTGGTCGTGCGCACCAGCCACGCCATCAAGCGTGCCGACGGCAGCACCATCCGCTTTGACCGCAACGCCGCCGTCATCATCAACAACCAGGGCGAGCCCCGCGGCACCCGCGTCTTCGGGCCGGTGGCCCGCGAGCTGCGTGACCGCCGCTTCATGAAGATCGTGTCCCTGGCTCCGGAGGTGCTGTAATGCCCCGTCCTAGCGCTGGCAGCCACCACAACGACAAGCTGCATTTCAAGAAGGGTGACACCGTCATCGTCCTGAGCGGCAAGCACAAGGGTCAGACCGGTAAGGTGCTGCTCGCCCTGCCCCGCGACCAGAAGGTCGTCGTGGAAGGCGTGAACGTGATCACCAAGAACGTCAAGCCCAGCATGACCAACCCTCAGGGCGGTCAGGAACAGCGCGAGCTGGCCCTGCACGCCAGCAAGGTGGCGCTGGTGGACCCCGAAACCGGGAAGGCCACCCGTGTCCGCAAGCAGATCGTCGACGGCAAGAAAGTGCGCGTCGCGGTCGCGAGCGGTAAGACCATCGACTAAACCATTCACTCGGGTCACCCCATGACGCCCCAGCTCTTGGGGCTTCAACGTCTCAATACGGGGGTGACCTGAGCGGCGCTGGCTGAAACACTGCCAGACCGCTCGAAGGAAAAATGCCATGCAACAGCTCAAGACGAAGTACAACGACCAGGTGCGCCCCGCCCTGATGCAGCAGTTCGGTTACTCCAGCGTGATGGCCGTTCCCCGCATCGAAAAGATCGTGGTCAACGAAGGCCTCGGCAGCAGCAAGGAAGACTCCAAGGCGATCGACAAGGCCGCCAAGGAACTCGCGCTGATCACCCTGCAAAAGCCGATCATCACCAAGGCGAAGAAGAGCATCTCGAACTTCAAGCTGCGCCAGGGCATGCCCGTGGGCATCAAGGTCACGCTGCGCGGCGAGCGCATGTACGTGTTCCTCGAAAAGCTGATCAACATCGGCCTGCCCCGTATCCGTGACTTCCGTGGGATCAACCCCAACGCCTTCGATGGCCGTGGCAACTACAACCTCGGCATCAAGGAACAGCTGATCTTCCCCGAAATCACCTATGACATGGTCGACAAGACCCGCGGCATGGACATCACCATCGTGACCACCGCCAAGACCGACGAAGAAGCCCGCGCGCTGCTTCAGTCGATGGGCCTGCCCTTCCGCAAGCAGTAATCGGTTGTAGGGTCTCAAACAAAGTCTTAAAAGAGGAGTCGCTCAAGCGGCTCTTTTTTTATGGCCCGTCGAAGAGGCCCCCAATCACGGGAGCCTTCTGGCTATTCCTGATTCTCGGCAATCTGTTTTTGCGCCTGTTTCAGCAGCCGTGCGGCCCGCTCCTGCCCTTGCTGTGCCAGCTCGTCGC from Deinococcus radiodurans R1 = ATCC 13939 = DSM 20539 includes these protein-coding regions:
- the rpmC gene encoding 50S ribosomal protein L29 is translated as MKPSEMRNLQATDFAKEIDARKKELMELRFQAAAGQLAQPHRVRQLRREVAQLNTVKAELARKGEQQ
- the rpsQ gene encoding 30S ribosomal protein S17 — encoded protein: MKKTFTGVVVSDKADKTVSVKVERRFAHPLYGKVVTRSHKYAAHDENNEYKIGDRVEIIAVRPISKTKTWKVTKLIERPRGIETTLAETEVAGGEA
- the rplN gene encoding 50S ribosomal protein L14; amino-acid sequence: MIMPQSRLDVADNSGAREIMCIRVLNSGIGGKGLTTGGGGNKRYAHVGDIIVASVKDAAPRGAVKAGDVVKAVVVRTSHAIKRADGSTIRFDRNAAVIINNQGEPRGTRVFGPVARELRDRRFMKIVSLAPEVL
- the rplX gene encoding 50S ribosomal protein L24, which produces MHFKKGDTVIVLSGKHKGQTGKVLLALPRDQKVVVEGVNVITKNVKPSMTNPQGGQEQRELALHASKVALVDPETGKATRVRKQIVDGKKVRVAVASGKTID
- the rplE gene encoding 50S ribosomal protein L5, with product MQQLKTKYNDQVRPALMQQFGYSSVMAVPRIEKIVVNEGLGSSKEDSKAIDKAAKELALITLQKPIITKAKKSISNFKLRQGMPVGIKVTLRGERMYVFLEKLINIGLPRIRDFRGINPNAFDGRGNYNLGIKEQLIFPEITYDMVDKTRGMDITIVTTAKTDEEARALLQSMGLPFRKQ